The stretch of DNA TCAAAGGCGCGCGCATCTCGACGAACATCTCATTGCCCGGCCGATATCTGATCCTCATGCCGACGGGCCGGTTCTCCGGCGTTTCGCGCAAGATCGAGTCGGCCGAGGAACGCAACCGTCTGAAGGGCGTGATGAAGCGCATTCGCCCTGAGGGGATGGCGACGGTCGTGCGGACGGCGGCGGCAGGCGTGAGCGAGGCCGAGCTGATCGCGGACCTCGGCGTCCTGATCCGCATGTGGCACGGCATTCTGGAAACCTACAAGCGCGCGCCCGCTCCGGCGCTGTTGCACAAGGACATGAATCTCGTCTACAAGGCGGCGCGGGACTTCGTCACCGCGGACGTCGAGCGCGTGCTGATCGACGATGAAACCGAGTATCGCCGCGTCCGCGAGTTCTTGCAGCTGCTGGGGCCGCAGTATCTCGATCGCGTCCAGCTGCACGAGCGCGGGCACGACCTCTTCAAGGACTTCAACGTCGACGAGGAGCTGCAGCGCCTGCTGCGACCCAAGATCAATCTTCCCGCTGGGGGATCGATCGTCATCGAAACGACGGAGGCGCTGACCGTCATCGACGTCAACTCGGGAAAGTTCACCGGCGGCAAGAATCTCGAAGACACGATCGTGAAGACGAACGTCGAGGCGGCGGCGGAGATTGCGCGGCAGGTTCGCTTGCGGGACATCGGCGGCATCATCGTGGTCGACTTCATCGACATGTCCAGCGAAACGTCGCGCAACCGCGTGGTCAAGACCCTCGAGGACGGCTTGCGCCGCGATCGCACTCGCTCGACGATCCAGTCATTTTCGAACCTCGGCCTCCTCGAGTTCACGCGCAAGCGAATCGGCAAGGATCTCGGCGCGCAGCTCCAAGGGGCGTGCCCGTCGTGTGACGGCCTCGGCGCGGTGATGTCTCCGGAATCGGTGGCCATCGAGGCGTTTCGAGCGATTCGCGATCGCGGCCGTAGCGGCGCCGGTGATTTCGTCGTCTACGTCGCCCCCACGGTCGCGGTGCAGATGGAGTTCTGGTACCGGGACGAGTGCCGCGCGCTCGCGCAGAGTCTCGGTCAGGATATCTATGTACGCGTCGATCCGATGCTCCACCCAGAGCGCTGGCGCATCGAGCGCGTCGCTGCGGTGAAGGACGAAGGAGCGGTTCGCGTCGGCGACGAGCACGACGTAGAGCTGCTCGCCGGCCGGCTTCCGACGGTGACGTCGGCGGCTGCGGTCGTGAACGGGCGCGTCGTCGAGGTGGAGAATGCCGCGAACAACTCCGGCGGCTCCGCGCGCATTCGCATCATCGACGTCGACGACGAGAACGACGCGGTTATCGCCGAGATGATGACGGCAGGGGTTGCGAAGAAGGCGCGCAGGCGCAAGCGCACGGCCGCACCGAGTGCGGCGGAACAGACCAAAGCGCTACGCGAGCTTGCCGAAGAGGCCGCAAAGCAGGCGCAAGGACGGCCGCCGATCGGCATTACGACGGTTACCGAAGAGGAAGAGGCAGAGGACAAGGCGCTTGCAGCCGAAGCGAAGGCACAGCAGCGGCCGGACGCCATCGTGATTGGCGAGGGCACCTCCGGCGAGGAGGCGCACCGCAAGCGGCGCCGGCGCCGCGGACGCAGAGGGCGCGGGCGAGGTCGCGCCACGCTCGAAGCCGCGTCTGCAGTCGGAATCCCCGCTCAGAGCGCAGAGGCGCAGCTCGACGGCCAGCCGGCCGCGCAGCCCGCGCAGCCCGCGCATTCTGAAGAGCAGCATCCGGGCGGACGTAAGCGGCGGCGGCGCCGCGGACGCCGAGGACGGGGTGGATCCATCCTTGCGGTCGCGCCTGCTGCCGCTCCGGCAGTAGAGGCGCCACCGCCGAGCATCAGGCTTCCCGCTGAGGAGCCGCAGGTTGCGAAGCCGACGCGAAGGCGTCGAACGCGCGCGGCGGCGCCCGTGGAGGCGAAGGAAGTTCCAGCGGCCGAACAGCCTGCGCTTCCGCCGGCGGCGACGAAGCGCGCACGTAAGAAAGCGACCGCAAAGAAGTCGAGCGTGGGCGCCTCGACGCGACGCCCGCGCAAGAAGAGGGACGGGGTCTCTTAGCCGGTTAGGAGTTTTCCGCGTTCAACTGCGCAAGTCGGTTCTGGAGAAACTCGAGCGCGCGCTGCAGCTGCACGTCGTGCGGCGGGTCACCGTAGCGGGGATGCTGGTTCTCCGACACCGTGATATCCGGTGAGATCCCGAGATGGTTGATGTCGCGGTTGTGCGGCGTCAGGTATCGCGCGGTCGTGATCTTGATCGCGGAGCCGTCGCCGAGAGGATAGATCGTCTGCACGACGCCCTTACCGAACGTGCGCGTGCCGATGATCGTGCCGACGCCGCTGTCCTGGATCGCGCCCGACGTGATCTCCGAAGCGGATGCAGTGTGCCCATTGACGAGCACCGCGAGCGGAAGCGGTGAGATGGCCGTGTTGTCGGCCTCCCACGTCGTCACATCGGCGTGACGTTCCTCGACCGAGACGATGGGGCCGCTGGAAATGAACTTGGAACTGACCGCGATGGCCGCGTCGAGATAGCCGCCGCCGTTGTCGCGCAGATCGAGCACGATCGCGCGTACGCCCTCCTGCTCCAAGCGATTCAGCGCATCCGCAAGCTCGCTGCCCGTGTCCAGTCCGAACACCGTCAACTCGACGTACCCGATCTTGTTCGGAAGCATCTTCTCGAAGACGCTGACGTCGTGGATTTTCGCCCGCGTGATCACGATCGGCTGCGCAAGCACCTTCCCGTCGCGTTGGATCGTGAGCGAGACGTGCGTTCCCTCGCGGCCGCGCAGATGGCTGCTGGCCTGTTGCGGCGTCATCGATTTGGTCTGCGCACCGTCGATCGAGACGATGAGATCGTCCTGTTCGATCCCAGCCTTGTCGGCGGGGCCGTTGGGGATGACGTTCTCGACGGCGATGTAGTGCGTGCGATCGTCCTGCTGGATGACGATTCCGATGCCGCCGAAGTTCCCTCCGTCGAGTCCTTGGTTCAGCTCCGCGAACTCCTTGGGCGTCAAGAAGACGGTGTAGCGATCGTGCACCGACCGCATCATGCCGTCGATCGCCGCATAGGCGAGCTGATGCACCGGGACGCGGTGCGCGCCGGCGCGTGCGGCGGCTGCGATCTCCGACTCGATCGCGTGGACGTTGCTGCCTTCGAGCCCGTTGGCGCGCAGCACGGGAAGCGTTGCGTG from Candidatus Dormiibacterota bacterium encodes:
- a CDS encoding S41 family peptidase; this translates as MNRHPLLLALALVAALLGESAVHAAPTSVLSATDRSEIAVSYTHLTTDFYQKVSPQSVLDSVRGDLISTLRSAGLKHATLPVLRANGLEGSNVHAIESEIAAAARAGAHRVPVHQLAYAAIDGMMRSVHDRYTVFLTPKEFAELNQGLDGGNFGGIGIVIQQDDRTHYIAVENVIPNGPADKAGIEQDDLIVSIDGAQTKSMTPQQASSHLRGREGTHVSLTIQRDGKVLAQPIVITRAKIHDVSVFEKMLPNKIGYVELTVFGLDTGSELADALNRLEQEGVRAIVLDLRDNGGGYLDAAIAVSSKFISSGPIVSVEERHADVTTWEADNTAISPLPLAVLVNGHTASASEITSGAIQDSGVGTIIGTRTFGKGVVQTIYPLGDGSAIKITTARYLTPHNRDINHLGISPDITVSENQHPRYGDPPHDVQLQRALEFLQNRLAQLNAENS
- a CDS encoding Rne/Rng family ribonuclease, giving the protein MTTEILISSDPWENRVAILEGGTLSELYIEREERVIGSIYKGKVQNVLPGMGAAFVDIGLGRNAFLYVDDINKQPLNIGDVEITHGHSGFTIGEKVKRGDEVLVQIVKEPRGLKGARISTNISLPGRYLILMPTGRFSGVSRKIESAEERNRLKGVMKRIRPEGMATVVRTAAAGVSEAELIADLGVLIRMWHGILETYKRAPAPALLHKDMNLVYKAARDFVTADVERVLIDDETEYRRVREFLQLLGPQYLDRVQLHERGHDLFKDFNVDEELQRLLRPKINLPAGGSIVIETTEALTVIDVNSGKFTGGKNLEDTIVKTNVEAAAEIARQVRLRDIGGIIVVDFIDMSSETSRNRVVKTLEDGLRRDRTRSTIQSFSNLGLLEFTRKRIGKDLGAQLQGACPSCDGLGAVMSPESVAIEAFRAIRDRGRSGAGDFVVYVAPTVAVQMEFWYRDECRALAQSLGQDIYVRVDPMLHPERWRIERVAAVKDEGAVRVGDEHDVELLAGRLPTVTSAAAVVNGRVVEVENAANNSGGSARIRIIDVDDENDAVIAEMMTAGVAKKARRRKRTAAPSAAEQTKALRELAEEAAKQAQGRPPIGITTVTEEEEAEDKALAAEAKAQQRPDAIVIGEGTSGEEAHRKRRRRRGRRGRGRGRATLEAASAVGIPAQSAEAQLDGQPAAQPAQPAHSEEQHPGGRKRRRRRGRRGRGGSILAVAPAAAPAVEAPPPSIRLPAEEPQVAKPTRRRRTRAAAPVEAKEVPAAEQPALPPAATKRARKKATAKKSSVGASTRRPRKKRDGVS